In a genomic window of Helianthus annuus cultivar XRQ/B chromosome 10, HanXRQr2.0-SUNRISE, whole genome shotgun sequence:
- the LOC118482627 gene encoding uncharacterized protein LOC118482627: MESQDFYNMFAGSGGVTQSPASIIQNVNLENELGTMKKPPKLMSLDEYSGWSGRFKNWVQANHLECWIKIERKYVPPVDGLNVLKTIASLTEAEQVEFKAEKKMVSILQQAIKKDILVLLQHDDSAQSIWQALEQKFKGSASMIKSKKALIKKEFDIFTGIKGESTKQLIESWDKYVPGKDDRAMMAEVVEITETVAESKISNEVVTENVGEVISENAVESDSEVVEEAVTKMVDSVTEIVIEEVMEVDDQVVPEVVKEVSTDSSAKAEASVSEILNFQSRQEEFVYTMKSILPPNVFDSFADYFEEPRTGTCPRFEAEKEAVEEVIDVSKVMTEEALKEIADKALMSKLKEVDSDVQESVDKVSGLGKETGVIEVNVVKSSESESDLVGKIVCENEIIVEKVSIPNTPCLSCSQPCTGCLEKDIKYQELKQHADLVKFDLEQVIKNVIDQVLDDDSEKSEKAKSVESGSDSEENGNFLERYLTKTDKSADDDSIMVAYTMVGSDKLYSNTEFPLQNVKFENVQKVFKLIELSVNELKKNDFFSKLNKSVGSSRPTSPEKVEGVGKNQNNKNQLRNKGLGFEKKMTKKVVKPKERMNDVFVAAQKLKVETVTTTFVEYDKRVCYHCNEVGHMAKQCKKVIEKLVVVKNVEKLKVEKPKVEKPKELPKSVLSRWIMDSGASRHMTGSLALLYDVKSINGSYVGFAGNQGGRIVGQGKLTNGIISFDKISTDYIMGKCRMMILRVVLHDNCSDLSVRRMLSVVHIFSSRSRVI; encoded by the exons ATGGAAAGCcaagatttttacaacatgtttgcgGGTAGTGGAGGAGTTACTCAGAGTCCTGCTAGCATCATTCAGAATGTGAATCTGGAAAACGAGCTTGGAACGATGAAgaaacctcctaagttgatgagtttggatgaatattcaggatggtcCGGGAGATTCAAGAACTGGGTGCAGGCAAACCATCTAGAGTGCTGGATAAAAATCGAAAGAAAGTATGTTCCTCCGGTAGATGGGTTGAATGTGTTGAAGACCATCGCAAGTCTTACAGAGGCGGAACAGGTCGAGTTCAAAGCGGAAAAGAAGATGGTTAGTATTCTGCAACAAGCGATAAAAAAGGATATTCTAGTTCTGCTACAGCATGATGATAGTGCACAGTCGATATGGCAAGCTTTGGAACAGAAATTCAAAGGCAGTGCGTCGATGATCAAGAGTAAGAAAGCAttgataaagaaagaatttgatatattCACGGGAATTAAAGGTGAATCGACAAAGCAGCTTATCGAGAG ttgggacaagtatgTTCCAGGAAAGGATGATCGAGCAATGATGGCTGAGGTAGTTGAAATTACCGAGACAGTTGCAGAGTCAAAGATTAGCAATGAGGTGGTTACTGAGAATGTCGGTGAAGTAATTTCTGAGAATGCAGTTGAGTCTGATTCTGAGGTGGTTGAGGAAGCAGTTACTAAGATGGTTGATTCTGTTACTGAAATTGTGATTGAAGAGGTTATGGAAGTTGATGATCAGGTGGTTCCAGAGGTTGTCAAAGAGGTTTCGACAGATAGTTCTGCAAAAGCTGAGGCTTCTGTGTCTGAAATTCTCAACTTTCAATCACGGCAGGAGGAATTTGTTTATACAATGAAATCTATTTTGCCTCCTAATgtctttgattcttttgcagattattttgaagagCCAAGAACTGGAACGTGTCCGAGATTTGAAGCTGAGAAAGAAGCAGTTGAGGAGGTGATCGACGTTTCCAAAGTGATGACTGAAGAAGCTCTAAAGGAGATTGCAGATAAAGCACTGATGAGCAAGttaaaagaggtagattcagacgTCCAGGAGTCAGTTGATAAAGTGTCAGGTCTAGGAAAGGAAACTGGAGTCATAGAGGTCAACGTGGTCAAGTCGTCTGAGTCGGAGTCAGATCTTGTTGGTAAAATTGTTTGTGAGAATGAGATTATAGTTGAAAAAGTTTCAATCCCCAATACACCGTGTTTAAGTTGTTCACAACCATGCACggggtgtcttgaaaaagacatcAAGTATCAGGAATTAAAACAACATGCAGATTTGGTGAAGTTTGACTTAGAGCAA GtaatcaaaaatgttattgatcaggtgttggacgatgATAGTGAGAAATCTGAGAAGGCAAAATCAGTGGAGTCCGGTAGTGATTCTGAGGAGAATGGAAATTTTTTAGAACGTTATTTGACAAAAACGGATAAAAGTGCGGATGATGATTCAATTATGGTGGCTTACACTATGGTTGGATCTGACAAACTTTACTCCAACACCGAGTTTCCGCTTCAGAATGTTAAATTTGAGAATGTTCAGAAAGTGTTTAAGCTGATTGAGCTGAGCGTAAATGAGttaaagaaaaatgatttcttttcaaaactgaaTAAGTCAGTTGGTTCGTCACGTCCTACTAGTCCAGAAAAGGTAGAGGGGGTGGGTAAAAACCAAAACAATAAAAATCAGTTAAGGaataaaggtcttggttttgagaagaaaatgactaAGAAGGTGGTCAAGCCAAAAGAAAGGATGAATGATGTGTTTGTCGCTG cgcaaaagctAAAAGTGGAAACTGTCACAACCACTTTTGTAGAATATGATAAGCGTGTGTGTTATCACTGCAATGAAGTTGGCCATATGGCGAAGCAGTGTAAGAAAGTGATTGAAAAACTGGTTGTGGTCAAAAATGTTGAAAAATTGAAGGTTGAAAAAccaaaggttgaaaaacctaag GagctgcccaagtctgtgctatccaggtggataatggacagcggagcgtCGAGGCATATGACGGGATCCTTAGCTCTATTATATGATGTCAAATCAATTAATGGAAGCTACGTTGGATTTGCTGGTAACCAAGGTGGCAGGATTGTTGGTCAGGGAAAGCTCACAAACGGCATcatatcttttgacaaa ATTTCTACTGAttacatcatgggcaag TGTCGTATGATGATATTGAGGGTGGTATTACATGATAATTGCAGTGATTTGAGTGTTAGACGTATGTTGTCGGTAGTGCATATTTTCAGTTCCAGATCTAGGGTGATTTag